The Corynebacterium callunae DSM 20147 genomic sequence AACTGGGCGTCTCGTGGCACACGGCCAGGCAATGGACGCAGCAGGCTCGCCGTGATGGTCTCACTCACCAACACCAGCCAGAAGACTTAGTCGCTGAAGTTGCCAAGCTGCGCCGTGAGAATCAAGAGCTGCGAGACACCAACGAATTGCTCAAGGCTGCATCGGCTTTTTTCGCATCGGAACTCGACCCAAAACGTCGGAAATGATCCAGTTCATTGACAAACACCGCGATCGTTTCTCAATCGAGTTCATGTGCGTAGGACGTTGAACACCCACCGTGCGGGCGGCTTTATCACCTCCCGCGGCTATCGCCAGTCCAAGGCTCGCGGGCTAAGCTCACGTCGTCTGCGCGATATTGCTTTGGTAGAACACATCCGCGAGATCCACGCTGAAAATTACGGTGTTTATGGAGTACGAAAGATGTGGCACACTCTTGCTCGCCAGGGGATTGATATTGGTCGTGAGCAAACCGCTCGTTTGATGCGACTGGCTGGCGTAGCAGGTAAGCCCAAAGGCCGAGCGCCGATAACGACCCGTAAACCCAAAGGCCCGGATAATCGTCCTGACATGGTCAATCGCGACTTTACCGCGCACAGGCCGAATCAGTTGTGGGTTGGGCGATATTACCTATGTGCGAACCCGAAAAGGCTTTGTGTACACCGCTTTCGTCATGGATGTGTTTTCTCGCCGCATTGTTGGCTGGGCCTTGTCCGATTCGATTCGCACTGAGGCTTTGCCTTTGCAGGCACTGAATCAAGCGATTGTGTGCGCTGAGGAAACGGCTGGACTGATTCACCATTCAGACCACGGATCGCAATACGTCAGCATTGTCTATAACGAGCGTCTTGCTGAGCATAAAATCGTTGCATCCACAGGAACGGTGGGTGATTCCTATGACAATGCTCTAGCGGAAAACGTCAACGGCTCGTACAAAAACGAGCTTATCCATAACAGGACGTGGGATGACGTTGTCGACGTGGAAATAGCGACATTCGAATGGGTTACTTGGTGGAATGAGACCAGAATCCATCAAGGGTTGGGCTACCGCACGCCAGATGAAGTTGAATCAGAATTTTGCCAGAGCAACCCGGGCCAAGAAATAATAGAAATCAAGGCAAACGCCTAGGAACAAAACCCGGGGCACTTCAATCCTTGGATGTCCAGATCTGCTTCAATCTTCAGTCGCTGCACAACGTTGGAGGAGTAAGACATCTCCGTAGGGCGCTTCAAAGATAAATGGAGGGAATGGATCATTTTCCTCTGGGCTCTATGCGTTGAGTATTCATAGGCGAGCACATCTACGAGAGAGCGAGCCTCAACAGCACTGAGTTGAAGAGGGACTAGTTCTCTCCAGCAATTGCATCTTTCGTTGCAAGCTTAAGATTGCGGATCGACTGCTCACCTTTGCTCGATGGCGTTGCGCCGCAATACCCAACCCGAATCAGCGCCGGCAACTATGCAGCGGATCTTTTCGGATTGAGAATTCGGGTTAAGACTCCCGAATGACACAAAGCATTTAAAAAGATGCTTTTCGACGTTGCTCTGTGGGGCTGTGACCTGCGCATTTGAAAACATCGGTGAGTGTGTGTAACTTAGTGGAAGTCGCCGCGACCGACAACGCCCCGCCAGTCACACTGGTTGATGAGGCGGAAAGGAAAACAAGCGGATCGACAAACACAATCATAGAAAACAGGAAAAACAAGGAATTTGCTTTCTTGACTACCAGTTACTAAGATTGATCAAGCTGCCAAACACCTACTCGAGATAAAAAATTGGGTTTGTTGTTGGTATGTGTATGTTGTTTGAGAACTCAATAGTGTGCCATTTATTTTATTATGTTTACCATAATCCCCAAACATGGTTTGGGGTTGGTCATGCCGGGTGGTGGGTTGCATATATCCCACCACTGTAAATAAGGAACATGCTCTTTGGGGTGTGTTTTAGTTTTTGTGCATGGTTGTGGTAGAACACTTTTGTTTCCCACTCTTTGACCCCGTCGGGTTGGTGGGGAACGTTTTTTGTTTTATTTTTATAACCATTATTTTTGGTTAACAGCCAGTCAATCACCCTTTTTTGTGGTGGTTGGTTGTTTGTTGTTGGCTGGGTTTTGGGCTTTTCACGGCCTTGATTTTTTTTCATATTTTGTGGAGAGTTTGATCCTGGCTCAGGACGAACGCTGGCGGCGTGCTTAACACATGCAAGTCGAACGATGAAGCTTAGCTTGCTAGGTGGATTAGTGGCGAACGGGTGAGTAACACGTAGGTAATCTGCCCTGCACTTTGGGATAAGCCTGGGAAACTGGGTCTAATACCGAATAGGACACACTATCTTTACGGTGGTGTGTGGAAAGCTTTTGCGGTGTGGGATGAGCCTGCGGCCTATCAGCTTGTTGGTGGGGTAATGGCCTACCAAGGCGTCGACGGGTAGCCGGCCTGAGAGGGTGTACGGCCACATTGGGACTGAGACACGGCCCAGACTCCTACGGGAGGCAGCAGTGGGGAATATTGCACAATGGGCGAAAGCCTGATGCAGCGACGCCGCGTGGGGGATGAAGGCCTTCGGGTTGTAAACTCCTTTCGCTAGGGACGAAGAGTTACATTGACGGTACCTGGAGAAGAAGCACCGGCTAACTACGTGCCAGCAGCCGCGGTAATACGTAGGGTGCGAGCGTTGTCCGGAATTACTGGGCGTAAAGAGCTCGTAGGTGGTTTGTCGCGTCGTCTGTGAAATCCCGGGGCTTAACTCCGGGCGTGCAGGCGATACGGGCATAACTTGAGTGCTGTAGGGGAGACTGGAATTCCTGGTGTAGCGGTGAAATGCGCAGATATCAGGAGGAACACCAATGGCGAAGGCAGGTCTCTGGGCAGTAACTGACGCTGAGGAGCGAAAGCATGGGTAGCGAACAGGATTAGATACCCTGGTAGTCCATGCCGTAAACGGTGGGCGCTAGGTGTAGGGGACTTCCACGTCTTCTGTGCCGCAGCTAACGCATTAAGCGCCCCGCCTGGGGAGTACGGCCGCAAGGCTAAAACTCAAAGGAATTGACGGGGGCCCGCACAAGCGGCGGAGCATGTGGATTAATTCGATGCAACGCGAAGAACCTTACCTGGGCTTGACATATACCGGATCGGCGTAGAGATACGTTTTCCCTTGTGGTCGGTATACAGGTGGTGCATGGTTGTCGTCAGCTCGTGTCGTGAGATGTTGGGTTAAGTCCCGCAACGAGCGCAACCCTTGTCTTATGTTGCCATCACGTGATGGTGGGCACTCATGAGAAACTGCCGGGGTTAACTCGGAGGAAGGTGGGGATGACGTCAAATCATCATGCCCCTTATGTCCAGGGCTTCACACATGCTACAATGGTCGGTACAGCGAGTTGCCACACCGTAAGGTGGAGCTAATCTCTTAAAGCCGGCCTCAGTTCGGATTGGGGTCTGCAACTCGACCCCATGAAGTCGGAGTCGCTAGTAATCGCAGATCAGCAACGCTGCGGTGAATACGTTCCCGGGCCTTGTACACACCGCCCGTCACGTCATGAAAGTTGGTAACACCCGAAGCCAGTGGCCCAACCTTTTAGGGGGGAGCTGTCGAAGGTGGGATCGGCGATTGGGACGAAGTCGTAACAAGGTAGCCGTACCGGAAGGTGCGGCTGGATCACCTCCTTTCTAAGGAGCTTTAAATAAACTCATCCTCAACAGTTGTTGGGTTGTATGGGTTGTTGGTGTTGGAACCCATGTGTGGTTGCCATCAACACAAATTAATCGGGTGGAGATGACCCTTGGTGTGGTAAACACTTCTCTCTGTGGGGGAAGATAAAAATAGGTGGCATGCTGTTGGGTGTCTGAAATGACATGTAATGTGTTGTTTCTTCATCAGATCATGATTATCCAGTGATTGTGCACGGTTGTGTGTGGTTGGTGGTGGTGATGGTGTGTTGTGTGAGAACTGTATAGTGGACGCGAGCATCTTTATTTTTTGTATATTTTTTTGTGTATCCGAACGTGACACACGATGAATGCTTGTTTGAGTGTTTGTTGGTGTGTTGTCTTAGTGTTTTGTTTTTAAGAGCACACGGTGGATGCCTTGGCATATCAAGCCGATGAAGGACGTGAGAGGCTGCGTTATGCCTCGGGGAGTTGCCAACTAAGCGTTGATCCGAGGATGTCCGAATGGGGAAACCCAGCTGCAGTAATGTGTGGTTACCTGCCGGTGAATATATAGCCGGTTGGGAGGTTTACACGGGGAAGTGAAACATCTCAGTACCCGTAGGAGAAGAAAACAATTGTGATTCCGTTAGTAGTGGCGAGCGAACGTGGATGATGGCTAAAGCTTATGTGTGTGATACCCGGCAGGGGTTACATGTAGGTGGTTGTGGGGTTACAGCGTGTGTGTTCTGCCGGACACTGGCACATGGTTAATTGATTAGTGGAAGTGGTGTGGAAACGCCTGCCGTAGAAGGTGATAGTCCTGTACGCGAAGATCAGTTGGTGTGTGTGGTTGTTTTTCCCAAGTAGCAGCGGGCTCGTGGAATCTGCTGTGAATCTGCCGGGACCACCCGGTAAGCCTGAATACTTGATATGACCGATAGCGGATTAGTACCGTGAGGGAATGGTGAAAAGTACCCCGGGAGGGGAGTGAAATAGTACCTGAAACCGTGTGCTTACAATCCGTCAGAGCCTCACTTGTGGGGTGATGGCGTGCCTTTTGAAGAATGAGCCTGCGAGTCAGCGGCATGTCGCGAGGTTAACCCGTGTGGGGTAGCCGTAGGGAAACCGAATCCTAATAGGGTGTGTTAGTGGCATGTCTTGGACCCGAAGCGGAGTGATCTACCCATGGCCAGTGTGAAGCAGAGGTAAGACTTTGTGGAGGCGCGAACCCACTTAGGTTGAAAACTGAGGGGATGAGTTGTGGGTAGGGGTGAAAGGCCAATCAAACTCCGTGATAGCTGGTTCTCCCCGAAATGCATTTAGGTGCAGCGTTGTGTGTTTCTTGCCGGAGGTAGAGCTACTGGATGGTTTAGCGGGACCAACATCTTAGCGACATCAGCCAAACTCCGAATGCCGGTAAGTCAGAGCACAGCAGTGAGACTGCGGGGGATAAGCTTCGTAGTCGAGAGGGAAACAGCCCAGATCGCCGGCTAAGGCCCCTAAGGGTGTGCTAAGTGGAAAAGGAGGTGGGGTCGCGAAGACAGCCAGGAGGTTGGCTTAGAAGCAGCCATCCTTGAAAGAGTGCGTAATAGCTCACTGGTCGAGTGATTCCGCGCCGACAATGTAGTGGGGCTTAAGCACACCGCCGAAGCCGCGGCAATGATACTTTATTGTGTTGTTGGGTAGGGGAGCGTCGTGCACGCGTTGAAGCAGCCTGGTAATGGTGTTGTGGAGTGTGTGCGAGTGAGAATGCAGGCATGAGTAACGAATGATGAGTGAGAAACTCATCCGCCGGATGACTAAGGGTTCCTGGGTCAAGTTAATCTTCCCAGGGTGAGTCGGGGCCTAAGGCGAGGCCGACAGGCGTAGTCGATGGATAACGGGTTGATATTCCCGTACCCGAGTGTGTGCGACCATGGTGAATCAGTGATACTAACCACCCGAATGCTTCCATGTGTCATCTTTGATGATGTGTGGTTGTGGTTTGCGTGGGACCTGATCTGGTAGTAGCTAAGTGATGGGGTGACGCAGTGAGGTAGCTAAGCCACTTATTGGATTGTGGTGTAAGCGTGTAGCACTGTTGGTAGGTAAATCCGCCAACTATTAATGTGTGAGGCGTGATGCAGAGCCCTTTTGGGGTGAAGTTGGTGATCCTGTACTGTCGAGAAAAGCCTCTAGCGATGTACATATTCGGCCCGTACCCTAAACCGACACAGGTAGTCAGGTAGAGAATACTAAGGCGTTCGGGTGAACTGTGGTTAAGGAACTCGGCAAAATGCCCCCGTAACTTCGGGAGAAGGGGGGCCATCATAGGTGAACACCTTTGCGGTGGGAGCGTGTGGTGGTCGCAGAGAATAGAGGGAAGCGACTGTTTACTAAAAACACAGGTCCGTGCGAAGACGTTTAAGTTGATGTATACGGACTGACGCCTGCCCGGTGCTGGAAGGTTAAGAGGACCGGTTAGCTGTTAAAGGCGAAGCTGAGAATTTAAGCCCCAGTAAACGGCGGTGGTAACTATAACCATCCTAAGGTAGCGAAATTCCTTGTCGGGTAAGTTCCGACCTGCACGAATGGCGTAACGACTTCCCTGCTGTCTCAACCACAGGCCCGGTGAAATTGCAGTACGAGTAAAGATGCTCGTTACGCGCGGCAGGACGAAAAGACCCCGGGACCTTCACTATAGCTTGGTATTGGTGTTTGATTCGGTTTGTGTAGGATAGGTGGGAGACTTCGATCATATGACGCTAGTTGTGTGTGAGTCGTTGGTGAAATACCACTCTGATCGGATTGAATGTCTTAACCTTGGCCCATGATCTGGGTTGGGGACAGTGCCTGGTGGGTAGTTTAACTGGGGCGGTTGCCTCCCAAAATGTAACGGAGGCGCCCAAAGGTTTCCTCAGCTTGGTTGGTAATCAGGTGGTGAGTGTAAGTGCACAAGGGAGCTTGACTGTGAGAGTGACAACTCGAGCAGGGACGAAAGTCGGGACTAGTGATCCGGCACCAACTTGTGGTTGTGGTGTCGCTCAACGGATAAAAGGTACCCCGGGGATAACAGGCTGATCTTCCCCAAGAGTCCATATCGACGGGATGGTTTGGCACCTCGATGTCGGCTCGTCGCATCCTGGGGCTGGAGTAGGTCCCAAGGGTTGGGCTGTTCGCCCATTAAAGCGGCACGCGAGCTGGGTTTAGAACGTCGTGAGACAGTTCGGTCTCTATCCGCCGCGCGCGTTGAAACTTAAGGAAGGCTGTCCCTAGTACGAGAGGACCGGGACGGACGTACCTCTGGTGTGCCAGTTGTTCCGCCAGGAGCAGGGCTGGTTGGCTACGTACGGAAGGGATAACCGCTGAAAGCATCTAAGCGGGAAGCCTGTTTCGAGATGAGGTTTCTTTTGAGGTTCCCTATAGATTATGGGGTTGATAGGCCAGATCTGGACGCATTGTAAGGTGTGGAGGTGACTGGTACTAATTTACCGACAACAAAACACAAACAACTTTAGGGTTGTTGGTGATACGCAAAACGTAACGAAAAATAGCAAAAAGATTTGCTCGCGTCCACTATGCAGTATTTGACACAACACGCATCATTTTTTGTGGTGTGGTGGTTGGTTGTGTCGGTGGTGATAGTAGCAGGGAAACGCCCGGTCCCGTTCCGAACCCGGAAGCTAAGCCTGGTTACGCTGATGGTACTGCACTCGGGAGGGTGTGGGAGAGTAGGTTACCGCCGACCTAAAACTTAATTAGATAAACGCTGAAGCCCGTATGACACGTTGTGTTATACGGGCTTTAGTCATGTCTAAAAGGAGGGGTAGAACATCGTTGTGGTGTTCTTCCTTTTCTTGTGTGTTGGGGGGTGTGAGAAACAGTTTTGTTTCTCACACCCCCTTCGCATGTCACAAAACTTTTTGGTTGAAGATGTACTAACAGGTTTCAAACTCATTGGCAGTAGTGCTCTTTAGATTCCTGTTCTCTGCACCGCAACTGGAGCAGTCAAAGGATGACCGTTAACTTAGGTTGAGGAGGTGCTGAGCTAAAAGCTACAAAGATGAAGCTTGAGGTTCGCACAAAGAACTTAATAATAGGCGCCATCCTAATGTTGTTCCCGAGTCTTAAAACCTAGCAGAGCGAAGCTCAAGAGAGCCACCCAATAGCTCCACTCATAGGAATGCGCCTCTCCTCCAACGCATAGGAATGGAGGAAAAGCGCAAGTTCTAAAAGAATCTAAGCCTTAGCGGAAGACTGCAAAAGGCCTGGATTCATAAGCTGCAGGTACAGAAGCTGGATCCTGTGCTGGGCGGCGTCGTTGTGCAACGCGGCCTACAGTTGCCGGGATCAAAACAGCTGCGGTAAGAGTTGCTGCGAGAGTGAAAGCAAGGTTGATGCCGAGGGAGATGGTGCCGGCCATTGCTACCTCAGAGTTAAGTCCATTTCCATCGCGGATGGCTAGGAATACCGAGGTGGAGATGGCGATACCGATAGCAGCCCCTAGGGAGGAGGACATCTTGAATACGCCAGCGCCAGCGCCGGTGCGTTCCTTTGGCAAGGTGCCCAGAGCTGTGTCGGTAACTGGGGTTGCAAAGAGCCCCAAGCCGATGCCGTAGAGGGAGAAGCCAAGTAGGGAGATTGCGATGTACGCACCTTCGGACACGTTGGTGATCATCATGAGGGCTACGGAGATTGCAACCAAAATGCCTGCGACAACGATGACGGCACGGGCGCCAACTTTTTGCATGGTTTTTTCGCCAACACGGATGAAGAGCAAAACACACACTGCGAAGCCGATGCTGGTGAGGCCAGAAACGGTGGAGGAAACTCCCCAGCCGGACTGCTGAATCCACATGACTACGGCAACAACACCGCCGGTAGCGCTCATGAGGAAGTTGGTAAGGGTGGCGCCACTAAATGCGCGGTCTTTGAAAAGATTAAAATCCAGTACTGGCCAAGCCACAAACTTCTCAATTTGGAAGAAGAGAACCAGGAAGGTAGCAGATACTGCGAGCAAGGTCCAGGTCATCCAGTTAGTCCAGCCCAGTGCTTCACCTTGAGTGATAAAGAGTTCGAGGGAGAGCACTGCAAGGGCAAGTGCGCCGATGCCGTACCAGTCCAAACGCATGCCTACGTGCTGGGCAGGGCGAGATTCTGGAATGTGGCGGGTCATAAAGATGGAAACTAAGGAGACAAAAGCTCCGAGGACAAAGATGCCACGCCAGCCGAAGGGGCTTGCTACAACCAGGCCGGCGAAGAGGGCGCAGAAACCGGTGCCACCCCAAGAACCGATGGACCAGATGGAGACGGCTCTTTGGCGAGCTGCTCCCAACCAGTAGGTTTTCACCAGGGCGAGGGAAGAGGACATAATAGCGGCTGCTGCCAGGCCTTGCAGCACGCGACCAACGATCACCATTTCAGTGGCGAAGGCTGACGTAGCAGCGGCGATAAGGAGGGAGCCGATAATATTAAGAATATTTCCTAAGGTCATAACCTTAACGCGACCAAAAACGTCGGCGATACCGCCGGCAGCCACGATAAAAGTGCCACAAAATAGTGCGGCGGCTACAACCGCGATATTCATGGTCTCTGTGCTCATCCCCAGGGAAGTACCCATATCTGGGCCGATATTGAGGGTGGATTGTGCAAAAAGCCAAAATGTTAAAACTGATAATACGATGCCAATCAGAGCTTTATCTTCGCCCCGGTACGTCGTAGGATTCATGGTCGTTCTCTTTCTATCAATCTATAGAAACCTTATGCATTTAATGTATAACATGGTTTCTATAGATTGATAGAATTATGACCAAAACCACTTTTGCAGAAGCGCTTTTCGACGCCTCCCTGTCCAGCAGCGCGGCGTCGCAAAGCAGGGCCTTAAAGGCCCCACTTAACCTCCGCCGGCTGGCGGGAAATAACTGTTTTACCTCGGTGAATGCTGAGCAGGACCGCTGACTTACGCTGCACAGCGGTCTTTTCGTCAGGAGCGTCAATAATGAGGAGATTTGCGGGGGTATTCTCGGCGATTTTATAATCAGCTAGACCCAGGTTTCCGGCAGGATTTGTGGTGATGAAATCAAAGGGGGTGTCTAGGTGATTTGCGGTGAGCATATGGGAGACATGAAGGCCGGAATCTAGAATGCGCAGTGGATCTGCGTCGCCCATGGGATAAAAAGGATCGTTGAGGGAGTCTTGGCAGAAACTAACCGGGATGCCCCATTCGGTGAGCTGCTTTACGGGCGCCACGCCACGAGGGATGGGTCCGTTGTAACCCAAGCCTTGGAGGTGTAGGTTCTCGTTGGGGCACACCGCAAAGCGGATATTGGATGCTGCAAGCTTAGGAAGCAGGCGGGCCATATAGCCGGGGGAGTAATAGGCCATGGCTACGGAGTGGGACACCACAGTCTGCTCGCCCATGGAGCGCTTATTGGCTTCGGCGGCCATAACCTCGACAAAACGGGACTGGGCATCATCAATTTCATCGGTATGGACATCGATGGGCTTTGAATGCTTCTCCGCAAGATCAAAAAGCCACTTGAGGGAAGCTACGCCATCATCGCGAGTGGGCTCTAGGTGAGGGATTCCGCCAACCACATCGGCGCCCGCAGTCATGGCGTCGATCATGAGCTTATCGCCACCTTCGTAGGCATAAATGCCATTTTGTGGGAAGGCGACAATTTGAATTTCGCACCAATCGCGGACTTCGTCGCGTAGTTCAGCAAGGGCTTCAAAACCGGCGAAGGTGGGATCGGTGACATCAACGTGGGTGCGAATAAAGCCGACCCCATGTTCAGCTGCGCGGCGTGCTGCTGCCAGGGCTTTTGCCTTGATATCTGCTTTGATGTGGAAGCCTTGAGCCTTGCGATCTGCCCAGATTCCAATGGCCTCAAAAAGCGTGCCGGAGGTGTTGACGCGAGGAACACCTTCAGTATTGGCATAGTCCAGGTGGATATGTGCCTCGGCAAATTGTGGGGTGGCAATGCGTCCGGCGGCGTCATAATCGTCGGAGCGGTTATCGGTTTCAGATCTTAAAGAAGAGGGGGTGATGGAGTTGATCTTTTCACCCTCGATCTGGATATCTACTAGCTCTGCATTATTTCTAATTTGGGCATTAAGGATGCGCACAAAAACTCCCTTTTCACAGCTAAAACAGTCTTTTTAAGGCCGATCAATAATCAACCCTTTAATATTCTATAGGCCGACAGATAGTTTTTTACAGTGGGGAGCTGTGAGCTTAAACAACCATGGTGAATTGGCGGAGGAAATTAGCCATCATGGCATCGGCATCGGCAACCTCTACCTGGCCTTGGCCTAAAATTTCAATGGTTTTCATGGGGGTTTCAGTATTTGAACGCACTGATCCAAGCACTGCAGCTGCATCGGTAATGGGGGAGTCGGCAGTGCCGCCAGCGCCAGGAGTCGGGGTGGTTTCGGTGTTGGCGGAGCCTGACGCAGTACCTGTTTCAGACGCAGTTCCGGTGGCATC encodes the following:
- a CDS encoding IS3 family transposase; amino-acid sequence: MRRTLNTHRAGGFITSRGYRQSKARGLSSRRLRDIALVEHIREIHAENYGVYGVRKMWHTLARQGIDIGREQTARLMRLAGVAGKPKGRAPITTRKPKGPDNRPDMVNRDFTAHRPNQLWVGRYYLCANPKRLCVHRFRHGCVFSPHCWLGLVRFDSH
- a CDS encoding integrase core domain-containing protein; protein product: MDVFSRRIVGWALSDSIRTEALPLQALNQAIVCAEETAGLIHHSDHGSQYVSIVYNERLAEHKIVASTGTVGDSYDNALAENVNGSYKNELIHNRTWDDVVDVEIATFEWVTWWNETRIHQGLGYRTPDEVESEFCQSNPGQEIIEIKANA
- a CDS encoding MFS transporter produces the protein MNPTTYRGEDKALIGIVLSVLTFWLFAQSTLNIGPDMGTSLGMSTETMNIAVVAAALFCGTFIVAAGGIADVFGRVKVMTLGNILNIIGSLLIAAATSAFATEMVIVGRVLQGLAAAAIMSSSLALVKTYWLGAARQRAVSIWSIGSWGGTGFCALFAGLVVASPFGWRGIFVLGAFVSLVSIFMTRHIPESRPAQHVGMRLDWYGIGALALAVLSLELFITQGEALGWTNWMTWTLLAVSATFLVLFFQIEKFVAWPVLDFNLFKDRAFSGATLTNFLMSATGGVVAVVMWIQQSGWGVSSTVSGLTSIGFAVCVLLFIRVGEKTMQKVGARAVIVVAGILVAISVALMMITNVSEGAYIAISLLGFSLYGIGLGLFATPVTDTALGTLPKERTGAGAGVFKMSSSLGAAIGIAISTSVFLAIRDGNGLNSEVAMAGTISLGINLAFTLAATLTAAVLIPATVGRVAQRRRPAQDPASVPAAYESRPFAVFR
- a CDS encoding amidohydrolase family protein; this encodes MRILNAQIRNNAELVDIQIEGEKINSITPSSLRSETDNRSDDYDAAGRIATPQFAEAHIHLDYANTEGVPRVNTSGTLFEAIGIWADRKAQGFHIKADIKAKALAAARRAAEHGVGFIRTHVDVTDPTFAGFEALAELRDEVRDWCEIQIVAFPQNGIYAYEGGDKLMIDAMTAGADVVGGIPHLEPTRDDGVASLKWLFDLAEKHSKPIDVHTDEIDDAQSRFVEVMAAEANKRSMGEQTVVSHSVAMAYYSPGYMARLLPKLAASNIRFAVCPNENLHLQGLGYNGPIPRGVAPVKQLTEWGIPVSFCQDSLNDPFYPMGDADPLRILDSGLHVSHMLTANHLDTPFDFITTNPAGNLGLADYKIAENTPANLLIIDAPDEKTAVQRKSAVLLSIHRGKTVISRQPAEVKWGL